A genomic segment from uncultured Alistipes sp. encodes:
- a CDS encoding SusC/RagA family TonB-linked outer membrane protein: MKKAYFALLFLVAAFARAEAQDVKVCVTDHWNRPLSEVAITIADDRTVAARTDDRGEAVIQAPEGSRITLTLFNRKSKTVRVEGSRLNVQLSENDRLLDLGYDERISKSESTAALAAAASEEIEASGAPSLMNNLYGLIPGLGVYQGNNLPWDSSPNLYVRGQGSFGGNQVLVLVDGIERDMAQINPQEVESITVLKDAASLALYGNRGADGVVVITTKRGGDHGLRTRIDYNFGVQTPFRVPEMADGYAYAEAVNEALANDGLTPRYTMHDMRLIANGERPQLFPDIDWNALILRQAAFTHNVNLSFDGSSNHIRYFVYANYNSNRGFLNNTEMNDGYSTQVGMDALKVRSNIEARLTKSTVARVNLMGRLMQYQQPSTGTDLAGMYNTPASAFYPLAPQSEGGGWARSKLFDNPLAQLAARGYNTVLQRTLFADLTIDQDLSMLTPGLSLQVRVAYDNSADITDSRSCNYGYKEVAPTTDSYGNVEKISYTAYGNDSNISFNSWLSAAMNRTSVWAKVLYDRSFGRHGISARLIFNENRSDYRGANNSYMYRDGIASVAYNYDSRYLVQAVVTYGGASQMPSGDKYRIYPAVSAAWIASRESFLRNVEQLDLLKLRASFGVTGMSARLSYDMDKQFNGAGNSYIFVGSVSQYGTAQGALPSTGIEPEREYRSNIGLELGLFKSLTFDADLFYNERHNIRVSSDATLSGVLGIGAPDVFTGKVRNYGWELALGWRKQSGDFGYGIRGQVSYAKNEILQKEEGYKPHWYMYARNNAIDRFYGLMAEGLYQTEDFNPDGSLRAGLPVSTYQSHVQPGDVKYFDLNGDGKIDANDCAYQLYAPLPQLYYGINIELKWRGLGLSAYFQGTGRSTVATTLASIYQPLYGNDKNVSEHYLENRWSTYNPQGRYPRLTTLSNANNFAASSLWTERGDFFKLRTLCLYYKLPRHLATKIRMRECSLYVKGMNLFSADHVGILDPEYISTGYPSARSYQVGLNLIF, translated from the coding sequence ATGAAAAAAGCATATTTCGCATTGCTGTTCCTGGTTGCTGCATTCGCCCGGGCCGAAGCACAGGACGTGAAGGTCTGCGTCACCGACCATTGGAACAGGCCGCTGAGCGAAGTCGCGATAACGATAGCCGACGACCGCACGGTCGCCGCACGGACCGACGACCGCGGAGAGGCGGTGATCCAGGCACCCGAGGGCTCCAGGATCACGCTGACACTTTTCAACCGGAAAAGCAAGACCGTCCGTGTCGAAGGTTCCCGACTCAATGTCCAGCTCTCCGAAAACGACCGTCTTCTCGATCTGGGCTATGACGAACGCATCTCGAAATCGGAGAGCACCGCGGCACTGGCTGCCGCCGCATCCGAAGAGATCGAGGCATCAGGGGCACCCTCTCTGATGAACAACCTCTACGGACTGATCCCCGGACTGGGGGTCTACCAGGGCAATAACCTTCCGTGGGACAGCTCGCCGAATCTCTACGTCCGAGGCCAGGGCTCCTTCGGCGGCAACCAGGTGCTGGTCCTCGTCGACGGAATCGAACGCGACATGGCACAAATCAACCCCCAGGAGGTCGAAAGCATCACGGTCCTTAAGGATGCCGCATCGCTCGCCCTCTACGGAAACCGCGGAGCCGACGGCGTGGTGGTCATCACCACCAAACGCGGCGGCGACCACGGTCTGCGAACCCGCATCGATTACAATTTCGGCGTGCAGACCCCGTTCCGCGTCCCGGAAATGGCCGACGGATATGCCTATGCCGAAGCCGTGAACGAGGCCCTTGCAAACGACGGTCTCACACCGCGCTATACCATGCACGACATGAGGCTGATCGCAAACGGAGAGCGTCCGCAACTCTTCCCCGACATCGACTGGAACGCCCTTATCCTCCGCCAGGCCGCATTCACACACAACGTAAACCTCTCCTTCGACGGAAGCAGCAACCATATCCGCTATTTCGTCTATGCGAACTACAACAGCAACCGCGGATTCCTCAACAACACGGAGATGAACGACGGATACTCCACCCAGGTGGGAATGGACGCACTCAAGGTCCGCTCGAACATCGAGGCCCGGCTGACGAAAAGCACCGTGGCGCGCGTCAACCTCATGGGGCGCCTGATGCAGTATCAACAACCCAGCACCGGGACGGATCTGGCCGGTATGTACAATACGCCGGCCTCTGCATTCTATCCCCTGGCTCCGCAGTCCGAGGGCGGAGGCTGGGCCCGCAGCAAACTCTTCGACAACCCTCTGGCACAGCTGGCGGCACGCGGATACAACACGGTGCTGCAACGGACGCTCTTCGCCGACCTGACGATCGATCAGGATCTCTCGATGCTTACCCCCGGGCTTTCGCTGCAGGTGCGCGTGGCCTACGACAATTCGGCCGACATCACCGATTCGAGGAGCTGCAACTACGGCTACAAGGAGGTCGCCCCGACAACCGACTCCTACGGAAATGTCGAGAAGATCTCCTATACGGCCTACGGCAACGACAGCAACATCTCGTTCAACAGCTGGCTCTCGGCGGCCATGAACCGTACGTCCGTATGGGCAAAGGTGCTCTACGACCGCTCCTTCGGCCGGCACGGCATCTCGGCGCGTCTGATCTTCAATGAGAACCGTTCGGACTACCGCGGCGCAAACAATTCCTACATGTATCGGGACGGAATCGCCTCGGTGGCATACAACTATGACTCCCGCTATCTGGTACAGGCCGTCGTGACATACGGAGGCGCCAGCCAGATGCCCTCGGGCGACAAATACAGGATCTATCCCGCCGTATCGGCCGCATGGATCGCATCCCGGGAATCGTTTCTGCGCAACGTCGAACAGCTCGACCTGCTCAAGTTGCGCGCATCGTTCGGCGTAACCGGAATGAGTGCACGACTCTCCTACGACATGGACAAGCAGTTCAACGGAGCCGGGAATTCATACATCTTCGTCGGATCCGTTTCCCAGTACGGTACGGCCCAGGGAGCCCTTCCCTCCACCGGAATCGAGCCCGAACGGGAATACCGAAGCAACATCGGTCTCGAACTCGGACTGTTCAAAAGCCTGACCTTCGATGCCGACCTCTTCTACAACGAACGGCACAATATCCGTGTCTCGTCCGACGCCACCCTCTCCGGGGTGTTGGGAATCGGAGCCCCCGACGTCTTCACCGGAAAGGTCCGCAACTACGGATGGGAACTCGCCCTGGGGTGGCGCAAACAATCCGGCGACTTCGGATACGGCATCCGCGGACAGGTATCCTACGCCAAGAATGAGATTCTTCAGAAGGAGGAGGGATACAAGCCCCACTGGTATATGTATGCCAGGAACAATGCAATCGACCGTTTCTACGGGCTGATGGCCGAAGGGCTCTATCAGACGGAGGATTTCAATCCGGACGGTTCGCTGCGCGCCGGACTTCCCGTCTCGACCTATCAGAGCCACGTACAACCCGGCGACGTGAAGTACTTCGACCTGAACGGTGACGGAAAAATCGACGCAAACGACTGCGCCTACCAGCTCTATGCCCCCCTGCCGCAACTCTACTACGGCATAAACATCGAACTGAAATGGCGTGGCCTGGGGCTGAGCGCCTACTTCCAGGGGACCGGGCGGTCGACGGTCGCCACCACGCTGGCGAGCATCTACCAACCGCTCTACGGCAACGACAAAAACGTCTCGGAGCACTATCTGGAGAACCGTTGGTCGACCTACAACCCCCAGGGACGCTATCCGCGGCTGACAACACTCTCCAATGCCAACAACTTCGCCGCGAGCTCTCTCTGGACCGAACGCGGGGACTTCTTCAAGCTCAGAACACTCTGCCTGTACTACAAGCTGCCACGGCATCTCGCAACGAAAATCCGGATGCGCGAATGCAGTCTCTATGTCAAGGGCATGAATCTCTTCTCGGCCGATCACGTCGGAATTCTCGATCCCGAGTACATCAGCACCGGATACCCCTCCGCTCGCAGCTACCAGGTCGGCCTCAACCTCATCTTCTAA
- a CDS encoding RagB/SusD family nutrient uptake outer membrane protein — MKKSIINLLSFAIALVCGAGCADLKFGDDFLEKTPGVDMTIDSIFSRKLYADRALTGAYATMRSCLTLGSNENFPNESDNEYGYKPAADKLGWDNLDALTDIINSHMSYGGAASVYYSGTYSAETENTSTSTKMGFNPWQDATWWGIRRALLYIENVDRVPDMTPEEKERGKGEAYMIMACHYLDLFRNFGGIPLLKSSVNVSNLDGVDFKRQSVEETLKYIVSLCDEAAKRLTWTVNASEDGRFTKAAAMGLKIRALAFAASPLFNAPAPYAPAQSPTGANASKVSAQDAERMIWWGNCSTERWNDVVTACKEFFEENTRNGNIYALVDTDNPAEDFSKCYADRNNGEILISTGRQVEKFYDLYHTYCFGPSVDPITGNKNWGWGGSCVTLNYVDLFPSSTGEPARYRDWIARNGHSGSETNTPFVDRDPRLSESVMVIGGKTFRGRQPEMWIGGTERGEKNAGRAISGFCIRKFFWDFNPETYHYKAVCSPYLRLAEICLTYAEALNETGQSEQAKEWLDKTRDRAGLPAITDAQLKRLHPDDELAQAPDYPEFLGDKRLREEILDERAREFCFEEVRWYDLVRWKRSDILEEPLYGITITGNASALEFSDPQPEPVRAWTNNFDPKWYLSAFPSDEVNKGYGLVQNPGW, encoded by the coding sequence ATGAAAAAATCGATCATAAACCTGTTGTCCTTCGCAATCGCACTGGTGTGCGGAGCCGGTTGTGCCGACCTGAAATTCGGCGACGACTTTCTGGAAAAGACCCCCGGCGTAGACATGACCATCGACTCGATCTTTTCGCGCAAGCTCTACGCCGACCGTGCGCTGACCGGAGCCTATGCCACCATGCGCTCCTGTCTGACACTCGGAAGCAACGAGAACTTCCCCAACGAAAGCGACAATGAATACGGATACAAACCCGCCGCCGACAAACTCGGATGGGACAACCTCGATGCCCTGACCGACATCATCAACAGCCACATGAGCTACGGCGGTGCCGCATCGGTCTACTATTCGGGGACCTACAGCGCCGAAACCGAGAACACCAGCACCAGCACCAAAATGGGCTTCAACCCGTGGCAGGATGCCACCTGGTGGGGAATCCGACGCGCCCTGCTCTACATCGAAAACGTCGACCGCGTTCCCGACATGACCCCGGAGGAAAAAGAGCGGGGAAAGGGGGAGGCCTACATGATCATGGCCTGCCATTACCTCGATCTGTTCCGGAATTTCGGCGGAATACCGCTGCTCAAGAGCTCGGTCAACGTCAGCAACCTCGACGGGGTGGACTTCAAGCGGCAAAGCGTCGAAGAGACCCTGAAGTATATCGTCAGCCTCTGTGACGAGGCCGCGAAACGACTTACGTGGACCGTCAACGCCTCCGAGGACGGACGTTTCACGAAAGCCGCGGCCATGGGGCTGAAGATCCGCGCACTGGCTTTTGCGGCAAGCCCCCTCTTCAATGCTCCGGCACCCTACGCCCCGGCACAATCGCCCACGGGCGCCAACGCATCCAAAGTCTCGGCCCAGGATGCCGAAAGGATGATCTGGTGGGGGAACTGCTCGACGGAGCGGTGGAACGATGTGGTGACAGCCTGCAAGGAGTTTTTCGAGGAGAACACCCGAAACGGAAACATTTATGCACTCGTCGACACCGACAACCCCGCCGAGGACTTCTCCAAATGCTATGCGGACCGCAACAACGGCGAGATCCTGATCTCGACAGGCCGGCAGGTTGAAAAATTCTACGATCTTTATCACACCTACTGTTTCGGGCCTTCGGTCGACCCGATCACCGGAAACAAGAACTGGGGATGGGGCGGCAGCTGCGTGACGCTCAACTATGTCGACCTCTTCCCCTCGAGTACCGGAGAACCGGCCCGTTACAGAGACTGGATCGCACGAAACGGACACAGCGGATCGGAGACAAACACCCCCTTCGTAGACCGAGACCCGAGGCTCTCCGAATCCGTGATGGTCATCGGCGGAAAGACATTCCGGGGGCGGCAACCCGAGATGTGGATCGGAGGCACCGAGCGCGGCGAGAAAAATGCCGGACGCGCCATCTCGGGATTCTGTATCCGCAAATTCTTCTGGGATTTCAATCCCGAGACCTACCACTACAAGGCCGTCTGCTCGCCCTATCTGCGTCTGGCGGAGATCTGCCTCACCTATGCCGAGGCCCTCAACGAAACCGGACAGAGCGAGCAGGCCAAGGAATGGCTCGACAAGACACGTGACCGCGCCGGACTGCCCGCCATTACCGATGCACAGCTCAAACGTCTCCATCCCGATGACGAGTTGGCCCAAGCTCCCGATTACCCGGAATTCCTCGGCGACAAACGCCTGCGCGAGGAGATTCTCGACGAACGGGCCCGCGAATTCTGCTTCGAGGAGGTCCGCTGGTACGATCTGGTGCGCTGGAAGCGAAGCGACATCCTCGAAGAGCCCCTCTACGGCATCACGATCACAGGAAACGCCTCCGCCCTGGAATTCTCCGATCCGCAACCCGAACCCGTCCGCGCCTGGACCAACAATTTCGATCCGAAATGGTACCTGAGCGCATTCCCCTCGGATGAGGTCAACAAGGGATACGGGCTCGTGCAGAACCCCGGTTGGTAG